The Terriglobia bacterium genomic sequence TCGCGCAGCACTTGCTGCGCGCGTGCCGGGCCGGCCGTAATCACCACCACCTCTCCCCCGTGCTTTTCCTTTTGCCGCAGCGCCTCTTCCAGCGCGTAGGCGTCGGGCTCGTTCACTTCATAGGAAACATCTTCGCGGATCCAGGTGCCGCTCTCGTTGAGCTTGAGCGGCGCGTCCTTCTGCGGAACCTGTTTCATGCAGACCAGAATTTTCAAGCCGCACCTCGTATGAATGCGCGCATAGCCCGGGTCGCGTAACAGGGATCTCCGACCCGTGAGCATCAGCGATCAATCTGTTTATCATTGCTCGCACAAACGCGCAGTATAAATGACGCGGGCGGCGCTTCGAAAGGACACGCAACGGCATCCGCGATGGTGCTGTTCTGAATTGGCATCGGCTTTGCCGGATCTGATCAGCGGTAGGCTCAGTCGAGGAATGCCACCGACTGTATGCCTGAAACTTCAAAGCGCTTGCGGCAGCGGACGTTCTTGCACATGACCATGTCGTCGCGGCGAACCATGTAGGAGCGGGCCTTGGCGAACTTGGCGCGATCGCGCTCGTCGGCGCGCCCGGGCAACTGGCGCTTCTTGGTGCGTACGATCCAACCCAGTTCGTACTCGCCGGGTTGGCGGCAGTGCGGACAATTCAGCGTAAAGGTTTTCTTGTCCTGCCGCTCATCGAAGAAGTCGCGCTCGTCCATGGGCACCCCGCAGATGTCGCCGCAAAAATTATGGCATAACCGGCCCGATCGCGGTGTTGGCGTATGCTGTTCACGAAAACAGTCCCAAGTCGCGAGTCCCGAGAGTATGGCGAAGAAGAAGCCGAGGCCGTTTCGCGCTGTGACGGCGGTGAAGGCGGCGGCGCGCGAACACATTGGCGCGCCTCCGCCCACGCGCTGCGAGCCGGACGTGAAAAAGAAGGCGCGGCCCAAGCACAAGGCCACCCTACCCAAGATTCTCGCTGATCCCGACGCGCAGGCGTGAATCGACCGGGAAATAGCCACCGTGGAGGTAGAGGAGAACAAAACACGCTGCGGCGCGGGGTTATTGCGCCTCCGCGGAGATTCCGCCTGTGGTAGGCTTTGGCAGCACCACCCCGGTGCTGAGTGTGGGGGTCCTGGCCGATCGCCAGACCAATCGCGAAGACCGTAAGGACACGATGTCCAGCATGTCCGATGTCGCATCGACGCCGGTACTGCTCTTCGTGCAAGGCACGGAGCAGCGCCGCATCGCCATCGATCACACGCCATTTACCATCGGCCGCAAGACCGATCGCGACTTGCCGATTCCGGATTCCCGGGTTTCGCGCGAGCACGCCTCCATCATCGCGGAAGGCGGAAATTACTACATCGTGGATCTGGGCAGCCGCACTGGCGTTTACGTTAACCGCATGCGCCGCGAGCGCCATCCGCTGGAGCCGAACGACCGCTGCGACTTCGGCCTGGAGGACTTTTACTTCGTATTCCAACCCACGCCTGCGGTGCCGACGTCCTCGGAGTTCCTCAGCCAGATTTCCATGGCGCCGCGCGGCGGAGCGGGATCCGAACTGCAGCAGCTCAGGCTGTTCCTGGAAGCGGCACGCCGCCTGCGGACCACCGGAGTGCTGGCCGATGTGATTGCCACGCTGCTGGACTGCACCCTGCGGCTGACTCGGGCGGAGCGCGGCTTTGTTTTCCTGCGCGGCGCCGATGGCGGCCTGCACCTCGGCGCCGCTCGCACCAGCAAGGGAGAAACACTGCGCGACGACAGCACCATCAGTCATTCCATGCTTCAGCAGGCGGCTGATTCCGGTTCCGAGTTCGTGGTCGGCGACACTTCACAATCCGCCGACCTGGCCGGCCGCGCCAGCATCATGATCCATGACCTGCGCACCGTAATCGCAATTCCGCTGCGGCGCGGCAGCAGCCAGGCCGCCGACAACGGCGGCGCGCGCCTTAACAAGGCCGGCTCGGCGCCGCATCCCGTACTCGGCGTGCTGTATCTCGACAGTCGCTTCACCTCGGGCGACCTCTCCGGCGTCAGCCAGGACATTCTGCACGCCATCGCGAAAGAAGCCGCCGGCCTGCTGGAGAATGCTCACTTGGTGGAGGTCGAAGAAGCCGCACGGCGTTATCAACAGGAATTATCGATTGCGGCGCGCATTCAGCAGCGGCTGATGTCGGTGCGTATCCCCGACGTTCCCTTTGCCGAAGTGCAGGGCCGCAACCTGCCATGCCAGGAAATCGGGGGCGACTTTTTCGATGTCGTACGCACCTCCGATTCCATAGCCGTCGTACTCACCGATGTGTCCGGCAAGGGCGTTTCCGCGGCGCTGCTCGGCTCGGTCATCCAGGGCATGATTTATTCCCAACTGGCGCAGGGCATCTCGCTGGAGAACGCCGTAACTGCCGCCCACAACTTCCTTTGCGAAAAAGATGTCGGAGACAAATATGCGACCATGGTCGTGGCGCGGCTGGGGGCCGGCGGCGAACTCGAGCTCTTGAATTGTGGCCACGTGCCG encodes the following:
- a CDS encoding SpoIIE family protein phosphatase, with amino-acid sequence MVGFGSTTPVLSVGVLADRQTNREDRKDTMSSMSDVASTPVLLFVQGTEQRRIAIDHTPFTIGRKTDRDLPIPDSRVSREHASIIAEGGNYYIVDLGSRTGVYVNRMRRERHPLEPNDRCDFGLEDFYFVFQPTPAVPTSSEFLSQISMAPRGGAGSELQQLRLFLEAARRLRTTGVLADVIATLLDCTLRLTRAERGFVFLRGADGGLHLGAARTSKGETLRDDSTISHSMLQQAADSGSEFVVGDTSQSADLAGRASIMIHDLRTVIAIPLRRGSSQAADNGGARLNKAGSAPHPVLGVLYLDSRFTSGDLSGVSQDILHAIAKEAAGLLENAHLVEVEEAARRYQQELSIAARIQQRLMSVRIPDVPFAEVQGRNLPCQEIGGDFFDVVRTSDSIAVVLTDVSGKGVSAALLGSVIQGMIYSQLAQGISLENAVTAAHNFLCEKDVGDKYATMVVARLGAGGELELLNCGHVPPRLFSGGKITEPDNINPPIGLLPDVSFRGMRMQLKPGDRLILTTDGVVEAENGSGEFFGYERLDRAAAAGFESIFQAVKEFCGPCPLQDDCTVVELVYSAPKAAGAA